From one Triticum urartu cultivar G1812 chromosome 3, Tu2.1, whole genome shotgun sequence genomic stretch:
- the LOC125547231 gene encoding glutamic acid-rich protein-like: protein MALRILNLTTSSSGCERNWSVFEQVDAKRRNKLDVSRRDNLVYIQFNGRMMDKRKKCSSSRDVLLGEDASMEQDWICEDAYVEDEVDPDTTIDDEVGATEAIEPRRSARVRELHEVEEFVADEDSENEIALEEEIEFESDNDEMIETNEDEDEDEDTTQP from the exons ATGGCTTTGAGGATACTCAACTTGACCACAAGTTCTTCTGGATGTGAACGGAATTGGAGTGTTTTTGAACAA GTGGATGCTAAGAGGAGAAATAAACTAGATGTAAGTCGTAGGGACAATCTAGTTTATATCCAATTCAATGGAAGAATGATGGACAAAAGAAAGAAATGTTCCTCCTCTCGTGATGTTCTCCTTGGTGAAGATGCTTCCATGGAACAAGATTGGATATGTGAAGATGCATATGTTGAGGACGAGGTTGATCCCGACACCACCATTGATGATGAAGTGGGAGCCACCGAGGCTATAGAGCCTCGTAGGAGTGCAAGAGTGAGAGAACTCCATGAagtagaagaatttgttgctgaTGAAGATTCAGAAAATGAGATTGCTTTGGAAGAGGAGATAGAATTTGAGTCTGATAATGATGAGATGATTGAAACAAATGAGGACGAGGATGAGGACGAGGACACAACACAACCTTAA